Proteins encoded together in one Penaeus vannamei isolate JL-2024 chromosome 9, ASM4276789v1, whole genome shotgun sequence window:
- the LOC113813565 gene encoding protein tiptop, giving the protein MMSCAKRSLSDLPDEEMVASESERKMTIKVRKMSGENDWFRFLMASHEQLRSFYLVNREEGEGKEMPGDGEEGESPGSSPRHCRDSGSVTSREGLSPKMSPRHSPRESLNSSPAPFMSPRATPPTMRPIVSSPSFMRGSDNEADILDFSLRRSPAPSREDLLNLSVGSSMAGSPPPGFHRLGDSPLDLSVPRKRAADALLEAAQGKIHHDLAKNLGAWGIPLPPHLASAMALRPDLASLKPDLALWNGKLKGDSTSTKLPPFPMGALPPTPSEASRALERMSELSKLGGDSGLDLFRGNLSGSSGRATAWQSHWLSKGQDATKDVLKCVWCKASFNTLAELTTHMKEAKHCGVNLPPPIPPPSSSASSVNTHLPPQYTPTKMPSSKPPSSSSSAASGSSSSSDLMSSIKETMPLPRKLVRGQDVWLGKGAEQTRQILKCMWCGQSFKSLAEMTQHMQQTQHYTNIISQEQIISWKSPEEKSSSQSHVNAVLTCKVCDQAFSSLKELSNHMVKNAHYKEHIMRSITESGARRRQSTREKRKKSLPVRKLLELERAQQELRTQSDSGRFGKDQPGSGRITCEKCGDKIDTSLFVDHIRNCVGASSRDLLKSALLSPDSDYSNKLDSAPETDSEGKKTPEKTPRDSPREKDFDKPKGRGDSESPSVLNALEKLIEKSFDSGKAKPGAGPLGSSILRRLGIDESVDYSKPLMDPQLVGMYATFSRLHGGPPLGAGAPSTFNLPPSFGSGDRGAGVRGIGDSMMSPSADSDTRDTFPRSPSRPGSRPGSRPASAGSITRDGSASERSLEMLRLDSNQAATPEELAPTENGADHSDNEQESLCGREEVKQEPVETNGEISDRESVSAREEVRVKEEIRVKEEFKLKEEGDDEEDNESPEAGRESPSGRLMGSPAGCSSRSGTPHSEASVGRSGSGLGASGLGGLSALLGGGGEGSSSHPLAALQKLCDKTETQPRPPPVSGASTGPQTNPGAILAFSWACNDAVTADSIMKCAFCDTPFISKGAYRHHLSKMHFVKDGAMPENAGGKTNNTKPPSSGSKAATPPAPPVDDSPHSKFLKYTELAKQLSSK; this is encoded by the exons gggaagagggcgagggcaAGGAGATGCCCGGCGACGGTGAGGAAGGAGAGTCCCCAGGCTCCAGCCCCAGACACTGCAG GGACAGCGGAAGTGTGACGTCTCGCGAGGGGCTGTCCCCCAAGATGTCCCCCCGCCACTCGCCGCGGGAGTCCCTCAACTCCTCGCCAGCGCCCTTCATGTCCCCCCGCGCCACGCCCCCGACAATGCGCCCGATCGTGTCCTCGCCCTCCTTCATGCGAGGATCCGACAACGAGGCTGACATTCTCGACTTCTCCCTCCGGCGCTCGCCCGCCCCCTCCAGGGAGGACCTCCTCAACCTCTCCGTCGGCTCCTCCATGGCTGGCTCGCCGCCCCCCGGCTTCCACCGCCTGGGGGACTCGCCTCTGGATTTGTCGGTGCCCCGAAAGCGTGCAGCAGATGCCCTTCTGGAGGCTGCCCAGGGAAAGATCCATCACGACTTGGCTAAGAACCTTGGGGCCTGGGGCATCCCCCTGCCCCCACACCTGGCTTCGGCCATGGCCCTCAGACCTGACCTAGCGTCACTCAAGCCCGATCTGGCTCTCTGGAATGGCAAGCTTAAAGGGGACAGTACTTCCACAAAGCTTCCACCATTCCCCATGGGCGCCCTGCCTCCCACGCCCTCTGAGGCGTCTAGAGCCCTGGAGAGGATGAGCGAGCTGAGTAAGCTCGGCGGCGACAGCGGACTGGACCTTTTCAGAGGCAACCTGAGCGGGAGCTCCGGCCGGGCCACCGCCTGGCAGAGTCACTGGCTCAGCAAGGGCCAGGACGCCACGAAGGACGTGCTCAAGTGTGTCTGGTGCAAGGCCTCCTTCAACACACTGGCAGAGCTCACGACTCACATGAAAGAGGCTAAACACTGCGGGGTGAACCTCCCTccgcccatcccgcccccctCTTCCAGCGCCTCGTCGGTCAACACCCACCTCCCGCCCCAGTATACGCCCACCAAGATGCCCTCGTCgaagcccccctcctcctcttcctcggctGCTTCCGGCTCCTCGTCCTCGAGCGACCTGATGTCGAGCATCAAGGAGACGATGCCGCTGCCCCGCAAGCTGGTGCGCGGCCAGGACGTGTGGCTGGGCAAGGGCGCCGAGCAGACCCGCCAGATCCTCAAGTGTATGTGGTGCGGCCAGAGCTTCAAGTCTCTCGCGGAAATGACACAGCACATGCAGCAAACACAGCACTACACTAACATAATCTCTCAGGAGCAGATCATCTCATGGAAATCCCCCGAGGAGAAGTCCAGCAGTCAGAGCCACGTCAACGCGGTGCTCACCTGCAAGGTGTGCGACCAGGCATTCTCATCGCTCAAGGAACTCAGCAATCACATGGTGAAAAATGCCCACTACAAGGAGCATATAATGCGTTCAATCACAGAGTCGGGGGCCCGGCGAAGGCAGAGCACACGCGAAAAGCGCAAGAAATCCCTGCCTGTGCGCAAGCTGCTGGAACTGGAGCGCGCACAGCAGGAGCTGCGCACACAGTCGGACAGCGGGAGGTTTGGGAAGGACCAGCCTGGATCCGGACGCATCACGTGCGAAAAGTGCGGGGACAAAATCGACACTTCACTGTTTGTGGACCACATCCGGAACTGCGTCGGAGCCTCCAGCCGGGACCTGCTCAAGTCCGCACTCCTCTCCCCCGACAGCGACTATAGTAACAAACTCGACTCCGCTCCGGAGACTGACAGCGAAGGCAAGAAGACGCCGGAGAAAACCCCTCGCGACAGCCCCAGGGAAAAAGACTTCGACAAGCCCAAGGGGCGCGGGGACTCCGAGTCGCCTTCGGTATTAAATGCGCTCGAAAAATTGATCGAAAAAAGTTTTGATTCTGGCAAGGCAAAACCTGGAGCAGGACCTCTAGGATCGAGCATTCTCCGCCGGCTTGGCATTGACGAGAGCGTCGACTATTCCAAGCCGCTGATGGACCCTCAGCTGGTCGGCATGTACGCCACGTTCTCCCGCCTGCACGGAGGCCCGCCGCTCGGAGCCGGTGCTCCCTCTACCTTcaatctcccaccttccttcgGCTCCGGCGACAGAGGCGCGGGCGTGCGAGGCATCGGCGACTCCATGATGAGCCCGAGCGCAGACTCTGATACTCGTGACACATTCCCGCGGTCACCCTCGCGGCCCGGGTCACGCCCTGGCTCGCGCCCCGCCTCCGCAGGATCCATAACTCGGGACGGCAGTGCAAGCGAGCGCTCCTTGGAGATGCTGCGGCTCGACAGCAACCAGGCCGCCACGCCCGAGGAGCTGGCCCCCACGGAGAACGGCGCCGACCACTCTGACAACGAGCAGGAGAGCCTCTGCGGCCGGGAGGAGGTCAAGCAGGAGCCGGTCGAGACCAACGGCGAGATCAGCGACCGCGAGTCCGTCTCCgccagggaggaggtgagagtgaaggaggaaatacGGGTGAAAGAGGAGTTCAAgttaaaggaggaaggggatgacgaGGAGGATAACGAATCTCCCGAGGCAGGTCGCGAGTCTCCTTCAGGCAGGCTCATGGGATCGCCAGCAGGCTGCAGCAGCAGGTCTGGTACACCCCACTCAGAGGCCAGCGTGGGGAGGTCTGGCTCTGGCCTCGGAGCCTCGGGGCTTGGAGGCCTCTCCGCCCTGCTCGGAGGCGGCGGCGAAGGCTCGTCCTCGCACCCTTTGGCGGCGCTGCAGAAGCTGTGCGACAAGACCGAGACGCAGCCGCGGCCTCCGCCAGTGAGCGGGGCGTCGACAGGGCCCCAGACGAACCCCGGGGCCATCCTGGCTTTTTCCTGGGCATGCAACGACGCCGTCACAGCCGACAGCATTATGAAGTGTGCATTCTGTGACACGCCCTTCATCAGCAAGGGCGCCTACCGACACCACCTGTCGAAGATGCATTTCGTGAAGGACGGCGCCATGCCGGAGAACGCCGGGGGCAAGACGAACAACACGAAGCCGCCCTCGAGCGGGAGTAAGGCGGCCACGCCCCCCGCGCCTCCCGTGGACGACTCGCCTCACTCCAAGTTCCTCAAGTACACGGAGCTGGCCAAGCAGCTCTCCAGCAAGTAG